Proteins encoded together in one Catellatospora citrea window:
- a CDS encoding 4'-phosphopantetheinyl transferase family protein, with the protein MSGIRIWLSATVETVDLARHAMGEVLGIDANKIDVGREPAGRPFAVGVAGLHLAVSHCADLAAVAVTELGPVGIDVEAVRALPAAELARRWFAAAEADWVARHPGDFLPLWTQKEAVGKALGVGLRGGGLRRLMPLPPAATLTATVPGLPSMAVAARIHDGIVLGLACDSAAALGAPVTVTVVD; encoded by the coding sequence ATGTCGGGCATCAGGATCTGGCTGTCCGCCACGGTCGAGACCGTCGACCTGGCCCGGCATGCCATGGGTGAAGTGCTCGGCATCGACGCCAACAAGATCGACGTCGGCCGCGAGCCCGCCGGGCGCCCCTTCGCCGTCGGCGTGGCCGGCCTGCACCTGGCCGTCAGCCACTGCGCGGACCTGGCGGCCGTGGCCGTCACGGAGCTCGGCCCGGTGGGCATCGACGTCGAGGCGGTGCGCGCACTCCCCGCCGCCGAGTTGGCGCGGCGCTGGTTCGCCGCGGCCGAGGCCGACTGGGTCGCCCGCCACCCCGGGGACTTTCTGCCGCTGTGGACGCAGAAGGAGGCCGTCGGCAAGGCTCTCGGCGTCGGCCTGCGCGGCGGCGGCCTGCGCCGGCTCATGCCGTTGCCCCCGGCCGCGACGCTGACCGCGACGGTGCCGGGGCTGCCCTCGATGGCGGTGGCCGCGCGGATCCACGACGGGATCGTGCTCGGGCTCGCCTGCGACTCGGCAGCGGCGCTCGGCGCCCCGGTCACGGTCACGGTCGTCGACTGA
- a CDS encoding haloacid dehalogenase-like hydrolase: protein MIDVFDFDHTIYDGDASRDFLLYCLRTQPGAWRELPRQVWAAGLFTVGLLSRDRFKERSFAVLKRLPDPAAVVGEFWAQHRHKVAKWYLAQHKAHDVIISASPEFLLAPVVTELGGVLIGTRIDPVTGSLAGHNCRGEEKVRRLRAVEPDAVVDRAYSDSLTDLPILLLAKQPFLVRNGMPAPFDTVASSADPQTRRRSRV, encoded by the coding sequence GTGATCGATGTATTCGACTTCGACCACACCATCTACGACGGCGACGCGTCGCGTGACTTCCTGCTCTATTGCCTTCGGACCCAGCCGGGGGCCTGGCGGGAGCTGCCGCGTCAGGTCTGGGCCGCCGGGCTCTTCACGGTCGGCCTCCTGTCCCGGGACCGGTTCAAGGAAAGGTCCTTCGCCGTGCTGAAGCGGCTGCCGGACCCGGCGGCGGTGGTCGGCGAGTTCTGGGCGCAGCACCGGCACAAGGTCGCCAAGTGGTACCTCGCGCAGCACAAGGCCCACGACGTGATCATTTCCGCGTCGCCGGAGTTCCTGCTCGCGCCGGTGGTCACCGAACTCGGCGGGGTGCTCATCGGGACCCGCATCGACCCGGTCACCGGATCGCTCGCCGGACACAATTGCCGAGGCGAGGAGAAGGTCCGTCGGCTCAGAGCAGTCGAGCCGGACGCGGTGGTCGACCGCGCCTACAGCGACTCCCTGACCGACCTGCCGATCCTCCTGCTGGCCAAGCAACCCTTCCTCGTCCGCAACGGCATGCCGGCGCCCTTCGACACCGTGGCCTCGTCCGCGGACCCGCAGACCCGACGTCGTTCTCGCGTCTGA
- the gmd gene encoding GDP-mannose 4,6-dehydratase, giving the protein MAPATQKRALITGITGQDGLYLSELLISKGYQVFGLIRGQNNPKLKMVETLLPTVELLEGDLGDMSSLVKAITYCQPDEVYNLAAISFVAFSFTQPEHTGNITGLGALRLLEAIRIVDEGKGRIRFYQASTSELYGQVRETPQTELTPFHPRSPYGVAKAYAHHMTVNYRESYNMHASCGILFNHESPRRGHEFVTRKVTSSVARIKLGLQDSLILGNLDSKRDWGFAGDYVKGMWAMLQQDEPDDYVLATGETHTIQELLDHAFRAAGIDDWTPYVKQDPRFMRPAEVDLLHGDPTKARKVLGWEPEVTFPELITMMVENDLKLESVKVH; this is encoded by the coding sequence ATGGCACCAGCAACGCAGAAACGTGCCCTGATTACTGGTATTACGGGTCAGGACGGACTCTATCTGTCAGAGCTCCTGATCAGTAAGGGGTATCAGGTATTTGGATTGATTCGCGGGCAGAACAATCCAAAGCTCAAGATGGTTGAGACGTTGCTGCCGACCGTGGAGCTGCTCGAAGGTGACCTGGGCGACATGAGCTCGCTCGTCAAGGCCATCACCTACTGCCAGCCGGACGAGGTCTACAACCTCGCCGCCATTTCGTTCGTGGCCTTCTCCTTCACCCAGCCCGAGCACACCGGCAACATCACGGGTCTCGGCGCCCTCCGCCTGCTCGAAGCCATCCGCATCGTCGACGAGGGCAAGGGCAGGATCCGTTTCTACCAGGCCTCGACCAGCGAGCTCTACGGCCAGGTCCGGGAGACTCCGCAGACCGAGCTGACCCCCTTCCACCCGCGTAGCCCGTACGGTGTGGCCAAGGCATACGCCCACCACATGACCGTCAACTACCGCGAGTCCTACAACATGCACGCCTCGTGCGGCATCCTGTTCAACCACGAGTCCCCCCGCCGCGGCCACGAGTTCGTGACCCGGAAGGTCACGAGTTCCGTGGCCCGGATCAAGCTCGGCCTGCAGGACTCGCTCATCCTGGGCAACCTCGACTCCAAGCGCGACTGGGGTTTCGCCGGCGACTACGTCAAGGGCATGTGGGCCATGCTCCAGCAGGACGAGCCCGATGACTACGTGCTGGCGACCGGTGAGACCCACACCATCCAGGAACTGCTCGACCACGCCTTCCGGGCCGCCGGCATCGACGACTGGACGCCTTACGTCAAGCAGGATCCCCGCTTCATGCGGCCGGCCGAGGTCGACCTGCTCCACGGCGACCCGACAAAGGCCCGCAAGGTGCTGGGCTGGGAGCCCGAAGTCACCTTCCCCGAGCTGATCACGATGATGGTCGAGAACGACCTGAAGCTCGAGAGCGTCAAGGTCCACTAA
- a CDS encoding glycosyltransferase family 4 protein, protein MRVGLDIRPLQTYHRYRGIGVVVTELLKAIELAPDDRLVLFRYDHEASEQELSLPEGLSWEVVPLGPPPTQPLIRAALDTLRPGGRLDVSEHRLDVFVQPDSANGVPTGAPVVTIAYDLIPLIFAAHYRSGTSPAALRRLGVKGLIGEHLRAYLYRWQLRQLARADRVIAISDATRRDLLTYLPALPPDRVSVAPLAANAAYAPTDERTAQAKHGVTKPYLLYTGGVDFRKNVVGLVDAFHRLRSTRDCQLVLVGKDFVTFDASAQRSLRQLLDTSPYAADILRPGFIPTDELVELYSGAVAFVFPSLYEGFGLPVLEAMASGCPVVTYRNSSLPEVAGEAALLLDEQDDLASALHEVFSDETRRAQMRSAGLRQASRFSWPATVGQMMTAVRSAAGHSG, encoded by the coding sequence ATGAGAGTTGGCCTGGACATCCGGCCGCTTCAGACGTATCACCGGTACCGCGGCATCGGTGTCGTGGTCACCGAACTCCTCAAGGCCATCGAGCTCGCTCCGGACGATCGCCTCGTGCTGTTCCGCTACGACCACGAGGCGTCGGAGCAGGAGCTTTCCTTACCCGAAGGCTTGTCGTGGGAGGTGGTCCCGTTGGGGCCACCTCCCACGCAACCGTTGATCCGGGCCGCCCTCGACACCCTGCGGCCCGGCGGTCGACTGGACGTCAGCGAACATCGGTTGGATGTCTTCGTCCAACCGGACTCCGCCAACGGAGTGCCGACCGGGGCGCCGGTGGTGACCATCGCCTACGACCTGATCCCGCTCATCTTCGCCGCGCACTACCGATCCGGGACGTCGCCGGCCGCACTGCGGCGGCTGGGGGTCAAGGGCCTGATCGGCGAGCATCTCCGGGCCTACCTGTACCGGTGGCAGCTTCGACAGCTGGCGAGGGCCGACCGTGTCATCGCGATCTCCGATGCCACTCGCCGCGACCTGCTGACGTACCTGCCCGCGCTGCCGCCCGACCGGGTCTCGGTGGCTCCCCTGGCCGCGAACGCCGCGTACGCCCCCACGGATGAGCGCACCGCGCAGGCGAAGCACGGTGTGACGAAGCCGTATCTGCTGTACACGGGCGGTGTCGATTTCCGCAAGAACGTGGTCGGTCTGGTCGACGCCTTTCACCGGCTACGGTCCACGAGGGACTGTCAACTGGTCCTGGTGGGCAAGGACTTCGTGACCTTCGACGCGAGTGCCCAGCGATCGCTGCGGCAGCTGCTGGACACGTCGCCGTACGCCGCCGACATACTGCGGCCCGGGTTCATCCCGACCGACGAGCTGGTGGAGCTCTACAGCGGCGCGGTGGCCTTTGTTTTCCCGTCGCTCTACGAAGGTTTCGGGCTCCCCGTCCTGGAGGCGATGGCATCGGGCTGCCCGGTGGTCACGTACCGGAACTCGTCGCTGCCGGAGGTCGCGGGTGAGGCGGCACTGCTGCTCGATGAACAGGACGATCTGGCGTCGGCACTGCACGAGGTCTTCTCGGATGAGACGCGGCGCGCACAGATGCGATCGGCCGGGCTGAGGCAAGCCTCGCGGTTCTCCTGGCCGGCCACGGTCGGTCAGATGATGACCGCCGTCAGGAGCGCGGCCGGACACTCGGGATAG
- a CDS encoding saccharopine dehydrogenase family protein: MRILLVGAGGVGSAAAAIAARRDFFQLMVVADYSLERAQRAVSGLGDRFVAAGLDASSADDVARLCREHGITHVLNAVDPRFVMPIFDGAYAAGADYLDMAMSLSRPHPTDPYAQTGVMLGEQQFGKAVAWEAADRLALVGIGVEPGLSDIFARYAADHLFSEIDEIGVRDGSNITVEGFDFAPSFSIWTTIEECLNPPIIWERDRGWFTTAPFSEPEVFDFPEGIGPVECVNVEHEEVLLIPRWVDARRVTFKYGLGTEFIEILKTVHKLGLDSTRPIAIGGGQSTVMVSPRDVLAAQLPDPATLGSRMKGKTCAGTWVKGKGLDGRPKEMYLYHVVDNEWSMREYGHQAVVWQTAVNPVVALELLAAGEWKGKGVLGPEALDPVPFLDLLTAYGSPWGMRDQQPFRAVTQAAREQIAA; this comes from the coding sequence ATGCGTATCCTGCTGGTCGGCGCTGGTGGCGTCGGCAGTGCAGCAGCCGCCATCGCCGCTCGCCGTGACTTCTTCCAGCTCATGGTGGTGGCCGACTACTCCCTGGAACGCGCCCAACGCGCCGTTTCCGGGCTCGGCGACCGGTTCGTCGCGGCGGGGCTCGACGCCTCGTCGGCCGACGACGTCGCCCGGTTGTGCCGCGAGCACGGCATCACGCACGTGCTCAACGCGGTCGACCCCCGCTTCGTCATGCCGATCTTCGACGGAGCGTACGCAGCGGGCGCGGACTACCTCGACATGGCCATGTCGCTGTCCCGCCCGCACCCGACCGACCCGTACGCCCAGACCGGCGTGATGCTCGGCGAGCAGCAGTTCGGCAAGGCCGTCGCCTGGGAGGCCGCCGACCGGCTGGCGCTCGTCGGCATCGGCGTCGAACCCGGCCTGTCCGACATCTTCGCCCGCTACGCCGCCGACCACCTCTTCTCCGAGATCGACGAGATCGGGGTGCGGGACGGCTCCAACATCACCGTCGAGGGCTTCGACTTCGCCCCGTCGTTCTCGATCTGGACCACCATCGAGGAGTGCCTCAACCCGCCGATCATCTGGGAACGCGACCGCGGCTGGTTCACCACCGCCCCGTTCAGCGAACCCGAGGTGTTCGACTTCCCCGAGGGCATCGGCCCGGTCGAGTGCGTCAACGTGGAGCACGAGGAGGTGCTCCTCATCCCGCGCTGGGTCGACGCCAGGCGGGTGACCTTCAAGTACGGCCTCGGCACCGAGTTCATCGAGATCCTGAAGACCGTGCACAAGCTCGGCCTCGACTCCACCAGGCCGATCGCCATCGGCGGCGGCCAGTCGACGGTCATGGTCTCGCCGCGCGACGTGCTCGCCGCGCAGCTGCCCGACCCCGCCACACTGGGCTCCCGGATGAAGGGCAAGACCTGCGCGGGCACCTGGGTCAAGGGCAAGGGCCTCGACGGCCGGCCCAAGGAGATGTACCTCTACCACGTCGTCGACAACGAGTGGTCCATGCGCGAATACGGCCACCAGGCGGTGGTGTGGCAGACCGCGGTGAACCCCGTCGTCGCGCTGGAGCTGCTGGCCGCGGGCGAGTGGAAGGGCAAGGGCGTGCTCGGGCCGGAGGCCCTGGACCCGGTGCCGTTCCTGGACCTGCTGACGGCGTACGGCTCCCCCTGGGGCATGCGTGACCAGCAGCCCTTTCGGGCGGTGACCCAGGCGGCCCGCGAGCAGATCGCCGCCTGA